The following nucleotide sequence is from Nautilia sp. PV-1.
GGCAAGCCGGTTGAAGATGTTCATCATATAAAAGAAAAAGAAAAAGCAAAAGAGGGATTTATCGACCATATGCCGGTTCATCACAAATACAATCTCATACCTTTATGTAAAAAACACCACAAAATGGTTCATGAAGGGAAAATAAGAATAACCGGGTTTGTCACTACAAGCAAAGGGATTGAGCTTCATTTTGAAGAAGCGGATTAGACGATGTCTTTTACCTCGATTTTGAATTTATTAAACCTGAATTCCGCTTCTTTTAGATAATAAAAGAATTTATCTTTTTTTATCCCTTTGAATTTCGTAATGAAATTTTCAAAATATTCCCAAAACATAGGAATATTGATATTTTGTTTTATTTTTATAATATGGCTCTGGCGCATAAGCTTTTTTATCTCTTCCGGGTCCATGTTTTCGTAAACTTTCATATCGTTAAGAAGAATGTTGTATATTTTTCCTCCGTAATCAATTGTCAGGAAATTCTGAGCTTTATATATTGAATGAATGTTTTTTTTATTGGTTTTAGGAATATACAGATATTCGTCAAATTCAGTTATTTCATTTTTTTTAAGAAATTCATCTTCACATATTTTAGCCATAACTTCTCGAATATGCTGTATTTCTTTAACTACGCTTGCATATGCGAAATTATATTTTTCTGAAATTTTCGAAGGGGTCAGTTCCATTAAAAACGCATGCAGAATTTTTGCCTTTCTGTCTATTTTTTTGGGTGAAAACTTTCTTTTGCATTTTGCACATTTATAATAGCCGTCTTTTAATTTATACAGAATATAATGGTCGCAGTAAACACAGCTCATGTTGTTCCTTTAAAGTTTTGTTCTAAAATTATATAAGAAAAATTAAAATTTAAGAAATATTTAAGTTTATATGATATGATTTTATTGACCTTTTTAGAAAATCCCCTCTCTTTGGAGTTATCAATGAAAAAATTTTTTCTGTTAATTTTGGCAGTAATTGCGTTAAACGCAAAAATAATAGTAGATTCTTTAAACAGACATGTAAATGTGTCTGACAATATTCAGAGTATTGTTGCTGTTGGACCCGGAGCTTTAAGGCTTGTAGTATATTTACAGTCTCAAAATAAAGTAGTCGGAATAGAAAAAAAAGAAAAAAAATTTATTTATGCCAGACCGTATATCCTTGCCCATAAAGAACTTTTAAAACTTCCTGTAATAGGAATGGGAGGTCCAAATCCCAGAATAAACCTGGAAGCCGTTCTAAAACTAAAATCGGATGTGATAATCGCCGGATACATTTCTAAACAAAAAGCGGATATGATAACTAAAAAAACCGGAATACCTGTTATTGTAATCAGCTACGGCAATTTGGGTACGTTTGCTAATAAGAAGTTTTTTAATTCTATAAAAATTTTAGGAAATTTGCTGAATAAGCAAAAAAGAGCTGATAGAGTAATAGATTTTATAAAGAAGCTGGACAGGGATATAAAAAGCAGAAAATTTAAATGTAATAAAAAAGTATATATCGGGGCCGTCGCTTTTAAAGGTCTTCATGGTATAACTTCTACAATGCCTAAGTTTCCTCCTTTTGAAATGCTTGGAGTTTCAAATGCGGTAAATGTAAATGCTAAATCACAGATCTTTATAGATAAAGAAAAACTTTTTATTATTAATCCGGACGTTATATTTATAGACGAAAGCGGACTGAAGTTTGTAAAAAAAGACGGTCTGATTAAAAAATTAAAAGCATTCAGGCAAAAACAGATCTACGGGATACTTCCATATAATAACTATATGACAAATATCGGCACGGCTTACGCGGATACATATTATATAGGTAAAGTTTTGGCTCCTGAAAAATTTAGAGATATTAACATAGTTGAAAAAAGCAACGAAATTTATAAATTTTTAGTAGGAAAACCTTGTTATAATTCCATGGCAAAATTTTTCGGAGGATTTAAAAAACTATATTAAAGGTTTTCATTGCAGGATTATTTAAAAATTCTTAATAAAAATATTTTTTTTATTTTTTTTGCTTTTATAGTTTTAACAGCTGTTTTTTTAATATCAGTCAAAGTCGGAGATATTAATTACAGTATAAAATCTATATTTAACGCATATTTTACTAAAAACAGCGAATATTTTGTAATTTATGAAATCAGGCTTCCAAGAAGTCTCGCTGCTGTATTGGTAGGCGCTTCTTTAGGAGTCGCCGGACTTGTAATGCAGTATATTCTCAAAAACCCTCTGGCATCTCCTTTTACTCTCGGCATCTCGCACGGAGCGCTGTTCGGTGCCAGTTTGAGCATAGTCTTTTTTTCATCCTTATATCTGCCTTTGTTTGCATTTTTGGGAGCAAATGTCTTAACGGCTATGATACTACTGTTGAGCAGATTAAGAGGTTTTTCTCCTGAAGTTCTGGTATTAAGCGGTGTAGCTATAAGCGCACTTTTTGGGAGTGCAAGTATGTTTTTGCAGTATTTTGCAGATGATCTGCAGCTTAGCAATATAATAAACTGGAGTTTTGGAGATTTAAGTAAAGCTGAATATTTCAGTATAGGTATTGTAGCTTTGATTTTTGCCGGCAGTGCGATTTATTTTTATTTTAAAAAATGGGATTTTAACGCTTTGGACATATCGGAAAGTGAAAATGTCGGTGTAAATGTAAAAAAACTGACATTAGTTTCTCTGTTAATTGCTACTTTGTTAAGTTCTGTCAGTGTGGCTTATTTTGGAATTATAGGATTTATAGGTTTGATAGCTCCGCATTTTGCAAGACTTGTCAGCGGAGATTTCAGATTTTTACTGCCTATTAGCGCAATTATAGGGGCGACTTTGCTGCTTGTTTCCGATATTGGCTCCAGAATGCTTCTTTCTCCTATAGAACTTCCGGTGGGGATACTTACGTCTTTTATCGGCGCACCTTTGTTTTTAATACTTCTTATAAAACTGTACAGGAAATAAAATGATTTTCAGTGTTGACAATTTAAGATTCTGCTACAAAAGCAGTAAGATATTAAATGATATCAGTTTTGAACTTAAAAAAGGTGAGGTCGTTGCTATTTTAGGTGTGAACGGAGCCGGTAAATCCACTCTTTTAAAATCTATAGCAAGAATAATAAAACCTAAAAAAGGAACCGTTTATTTAGGAAAAGAGGATTTACACAGACTTGATTATGCCGAACTGGGTAAAAAGGTAGGCTATGTTAATCAAAAAAGCGAAGGCGGATATTTAAACGTATTTGATACGCTGCTGCTAGGAAGAAAGGTTTATTTTAGACATTCTCCAAAAAAAGAGGATTTGGCAAAAGTTGAAGAGATGCTGAAAATTCTTGATTTAGAAAAAAAGGCTTTTGTTCCGACTAATGAGTTAAGCGGCGGAGAACTGCAAAAAGTTGTAATTGCCAGAGCGCTTCTTCAGGAAAGCGAAGTGCTGCTT
It contains:
- a CDS encoding ABC transporter ATP-binding protein, with the translated sequence MIFSVDNLRFCYKSSKILNDISFELKKGEVVAILGVNGAGKSTLLKSIARIIKPKKGTVYLGKEDLHRLDYAELGKKVGYVNQKSEGGYLNVFDTLLLGRKVYFRHSPKKEDLAKVEEMLKILDLEKKAFVPTNELSGGELQKVVIARALLQESEVLLLDEPTNNLDIKNQVNILKLIRNYSKNKEILSILVMHDINLALKFCDKFIFMKNGKIEEEGDISIINGDIIKKIYDIDVEICEYKNDKIIIIK
- a CDS encoding iron ABC transporter permease, coding for MQDYLKILNKNIFFIFFAFIVLTAVFLISVKVGDINYSIKSIFNAYFTKNSEYFVIYEIRLPRSLAAVLVGASLGVAGLVMQYILKNPLASPFTLGISHGALFGASLSIVFFSSLYLPLFAFLGANVLTAMILLLSRLRGFSPEVLVLSGVAISALFGSASMFLQYFADDLQLSNIINWSFGDLSKAEYFSIGIVALIFAGSAIYFYFKKWDFNALDISESENVGVNVKKLTLVSLLIATLLSSVSVAYFGIIGFIGLIAPHFARLVSGDFRFLLPISAIIGATLLLVSDIGSRMLLSPIELPVGILTSFIGAPLFLILLIKLYRK
- a CDS encoding ABC transporter substrate-binding protein, which gives rise to MKKFFLLILAVIALNAKIIVDSLNRHVNVSDNIQSIVAVGPGALRLVVYLQSQNKVVGIEKKEKKFIYARPYILAHKELLKLPVIGMGGPNPRINLEAVLKLKSDVIIAGYISKQKADMITKKTGIPVIVISYGNLGTFANKKFFNSIKILGNLLNKQKRADRVIDFIKKLDRDIKSRKFKCNKKVYIGAVAFKGLHGITSTMPKFPPFEMLGVSNAVNVNAKSQIFIDKEKLFIINPDVIFIDESGLKFVKKDGLIKKLKAFRQKQIYGILPYNNYMTNIGTAYADTYYIGKVLAPEKFRDINIVEKSNEIYKFLVGKPCYNSMAKFFGGFKKLY